A stretch of the Phyllopteryx taeniolatus isolate TA_2022b chromosome 5, UOR_Ptae_1.2, whole genome shotgun sequence genome encodes the following:
- the pias1b gene encoding E3 SUMO-protein ligase PIAS1 isoform X2, with product MVHIGSWIIQIIGRAQEATQPTFERPVPRGWLLRMRTQCHKMAESTELKQMVMSLRVSELQVLLGFAGRNKHGRKHELLTKALHLVKAGCSPAMQMKIKELYRRRFPTKMVSPVDLAMPGVHSASSLPAGLFDSHGSPSPLLPVSLLGPKHELSLPHLPSTLHPVHPDVKLQRLPFYDVLDELIKPTSLTSDNSQRFQEACYAFALTPLQVQQISSSMDISGTKCDFAVQVQLRFCLSETSCPQEDHFPPNLCVKVNGKPCNLPGYLPPTKNGVEPKRPSRPINITSLVRLSTTVPNTIVVSWTSEIGRSFSMAVYLVMQQSSAVLLQRLRARGIRNPDHSRALIKEKLTADPESEIATTSLRVSLLCPLGKMRLTIACRALTCSHLQCFDATLYIQMNEKKPTWVCPVCDKKAPYEHLIIDGLFMEILNSCSDCDEIQFKEDGSWAPMRSKKEVQEVSASYYGVDSDVPKMENHEQKRGSAVENSKKVDVIDLTLDSSSEDEPDDEPPLKRSCPSLSPISPPPTKGVLNLHNQTSPVTRAPSMPPLETSYIPPPPPLIQDYRHFYHSASELPDLNFFSFLQGDNQHYNMVMAAAAATSASDDSDLLLNRYLPYGSSPMLREPPGTPGSSTLVATNGGSNSGSTSSLVSSSSLRDKDRERDRDSHTISGLSRSSVEAAAIYGSISDVISLD from the exons CAAATGGTAATGAGCCTTCGAGTTTCAGAGCTGCAAGTCTTGTTGGGTTTTGCTGGGCGGAATAAGCACGGGCGTAAACACGAACTTTTGACCAAAGCGCTGCACCTAGTAAAGGCTGGTTGCAGCCCCGCCATGCAGATGAAGATTAAAGAGCTATACAGACGGCGATTCCCAACTAAGATGGTTTCGCCGGTGGACCTTGCAATGCCCGGCGTCCATTCTGCCTCCAGCCTTCCCGCGGGCCTCTTTGACAGCCATGGTTCTCCTTCGCCGCTGTTGCCTGTTTCACTGCTCGGGCCCAAGCACGAGCTCAGTCTGCCTCACCTGCCCTCCACCCTGCACCCCGTTCACCCCGACGTCAAACTTCAGAGATTGCCGTTTTACGACGTGCTTGACGAGCTTATAAAACCCACCAGTCTGA CCTCCGACAACAGTCAGCGGTTCCAGGAAGCTTGTTATGCCTTCGCTTTAACACCACTACAAGTTCAACAGATCAGCAGCTCCAT ggaCATATCGGGGACCAAATGTGActttgctgttcaagtccaattAAG GTTTTGTCTATCAGAGACAAGCTGTCCCCAAGAAGATCATTTCCCTCCAAATCTGTGTGTGAAGGTGAACGGAAAGCCCTGCAATCTCCCT GGATATCTTCCTCCCACCAAAAATGGAGTTGAACCAAAAAGACCGAGTCGCCCCATAAACATAACCTCCCTTGTGCGACTGTCCACAACAGTCCCCAACACAATTGTTGTGTCATGGACTTCAGAAATTGGGAGG AGTTTTTCCATGGCTGTTTATTTGGTAATGCAGCAGTCCTCTGCGGTGTTGTTGCAAAGACTACGAGCCAGAGGAATTAGGAACCCCGACCACTCGCGAGCTCTGA TCAAAGAGAAATTGACAGCTGATCCAGAGAGCGAGATTGCCACCACCAGTCTACGAGTGTCTCTTCTGTGTCCT cttggAAAAATGAGGCTGACAATCGCGTGTCGAGCATTAACATGCTCCCACCTCCAGTGCTTTGATGCTACGCTTTATATCCAAATGAATGAGAAGAAGCCCACATGGGTGTGTCCAGTGTGTGACAAGAAGGCGCCATACGAGCATCTCATTATTGATGG GTTGTTCATGGAAATCCTGAACAGCTGTTCTGACTGTGATGAAATCCAGTTTAAAGAGGACGGAAGTTGGGCACCCATGAGGTCAAAAAAAGAAGTGCAGGAGGTGTCAGCCTCCTACTACGGAGTAGACAGCG ATGTGCCTAAAATGGAAAACCACGAGCAGAAACGGGGGTCAGCCGTTGAGAACAGTAAGAAAGTGGACGTGATTGACCTGACACTGGACAGCTCGTCGGAAGATGAGCCGGACGATGAGCCACCTCTTAAAAGGAGCTGTCCATCACTGTCGCCTATCTCTCCACCTCCAACTAAGGG AGTACTTAACCTTCACAACCAGACGTCACCAGTGACAAGAGCTCCCAGCATGCCCCCTTTAGAGACCAGCTACATTCCTCCACCGCCGCCACTTATTCAGGACTACCGCCACTTTTATCACTCAGCTAGTGAGCTGCCAG ATCTAAATTTCTTCTCCTTCCTCCAAGGCGACAATCAG CATTACAATATGGTGATGGCTGCTGCGGCGGCCACGTCGGCCTCGGACGACTCGGACCTGCTCCTCAACCGCTACCTACCCTACGGTTCGTCCCCCATGTTGCGGGAGCCGCCGGGCACCCCGGGCAGCAGCACGCTGGTAGCCACCAACGGAGGCAGCAACAGTGGCAGCACTAGCAGTTTAGTGTCTTCCAGCAGTCTGCGAGACAAAGACCGAGAGCGCGACAGAGACAGCCACACCATCTCAGGATTGTCGAGATCCTCGGTGGAGGCGGCAGCCATTTATGGATCGATATCTGACGTCATCTCTCTGGATTAG
- the morf4l1 gene encoding mortality factor 4-like protein 1, which produces MAPKQDPKPKFQEGERVLCFHGPLLYEAKCVKINVKEKQIKYFIHYSGWNKNWDEWVPESRVLKYVDSNLQKQKELQKANQDHYVEGRMRGAAPNKKIPATSQKNDVKTKKNKQKTPGPGEGPSSGGDPAHPPRKKRARVDPTVESEETFINRVEVKVKIPEELKPWLVDDWDLITRQKQLFHLPAKKNVDVVLEDYANYKKSRGTSDSKEFAVSEVVAGVREYFNVMLGTQLLYKFERPQYADILANHPDTSMSQIYGAPHLLRLFVRIGAMLAYTPLDEKSLALLLTYLQDFLKYLVKNSATLFSASDYEVAPPEYHRKAV; this is translated from the exons ATGGCGCCGAAACAGGACCCGAAACCTAAATTTCAAGAAG GTGAAAGAGTGCTGTGTTTTCATGGGCCATTGCTCTACGAAGCTAAG TGTGTTAAGATAAACGTCAAGGAGAAACAAATCAAGTACTTCATTCATTATAGCGGGTGGAATAAAAA TTGGGACGAATGGGTTCCTGAGAGCAGAGTGCTGAAGTATGTGGACAGCAATCTGCAGAAACAGAAAGAGCTTCAGAAGGCCAACCA AGACCATTATGTTGAAGGAAGAATGAGGGGTGCTGCACCGAATAAGAAGATACCTGCTACTTCACAGAAAAACGACGT gaaaaccaaaaagaacaaacaaaaaa CTCCTGGTCCAGGAGAAGGGCCGAGTTCAGGAGGGGACCCAGCCCACCCTCCACGAAAGAAGAGGGCTCGTGTTGACCCCACTGTTGAAAGT GAGGAGACCTTCATAAACAGAGTGGAAGTTAAAGTCAAAATCCCTGAGGAGCTGAAACCTTGGCTAGTAGATGACTGGGATTTGATTACACGACAAAAACAG CTCTTCCATCTGCCTGCTAAGAAGAACGTTGATGTGGTGCTTGAAGATTACGCAAATTACAAGAAATCGAGAGGAACCTCTGACAGCAA GGAGTTTGCCGTGAGTGAGGTTGTTGCCGGAGTGCGGGAATATTTTAACGTTATGCTGGGCACCCAGCTGCTCTATAAATTTGAGAGACCACAGTACGCAGACATCTTGGCCAACCACCCAGATACATCCATGTCACAGATCTACGGCGCCCCACACCTGTTAAGGCTCTTTG TGCGAATCGGAGCCATGCTGGCTTACACTCCTCTGGATGAGAAGAGCCTAGCCCTGCTGCTCACCTACCTGCAAGACTTCCTCAA GTATCTCGTCAAGAATTCCGCAACGCTCTTCAGCGCCAGCGACTACGAGGTGGCTCCGCCAGAGTACCACCGCAAGGCTGTTTGA
- the pias1b gene encoding E3 SUMO-protein ligase PIAS1 isoform X3, which yields MVMSLRVSELQVLLGFAGRNKHGRKHELLTKALHLVKAGCSPAMQMKIKELYRRRFPTKMVSPVDLAMPGVHSASSLPAGLFDSHGSPSPLLPVSLLGPKHELSLPHLPSTLHPVHPDVKLQRLPFYDVLDELIKPTSLTSDNSQRFQEACYAFALTPLQVQQISSSMDISGTKCDFAVQVQLRFCLSETSCPQEDHFPPNLCVKVNGKPCNLPGYLPPTKNGVEPKRPSRPINITSLVRLSTTVPNTIVVSWTSEIGRSFSMAVYLVMQQSSAVLLQRLRARGIRNPDHSRALIKEKLTADPESEIATTSLRVSLLCPLGKMRLTIACRALTCSHLQCFDATLYIQMNEKKPTWVCPVCDKKAPYEHLIIDGLFMEILNSCSDCDEIQFKEDGSWAPMRSKKEVQEVSASYYGVDSDVPKMENHEQKRGSAVENSKKVDVIDLTLDSSSEDEPDDEPPLKRSCPSLSPISPPPTKGVLNLHNQTSPVTRAPSMPPLETSYIPPPPPLIQDYRHFYHSASELPAQQEGAYDKAGVFEYLNFFSFLQGDNQHYNMVMAAAAATSASDDSDLLLNRYLPYGSSPMLREPPGTPGSSTLVATNGGSNSGSTSSLVSSSSLRDKDRERDRDSHTISGLSRSSVEAAAIYGSISDVISLD from the exons ATGGTAATGAGCCTTCGAGTTTCAGAGCTGCAAGTCTTGTTGGGTTTTGCTGGGCGGAATAAGCACGGGCGTAAACACGAACTTTTGACCAAAGCGCTGCACCTAGTAAAGGCTGGTTGCAGCCCCGCCATGCAGATGAAGATTAAAGAGCTATACAGACGGCGATTCCCAACTAAGATGGTTTCGCCGGTGGACCTTGCAATGCCCGGCGTCCATTCTGCCTCCAGCCTTCCCGCGGGCCTCTTTGACAGCCATGGTTCTCCTTCGCCGCTGTTGCCTGTTTCACTGCTCGGGCCCAAGCACGAGCTCAGTCTGCCTCACCTGCCCTCCACCCTGCACCCCGTTCACCCCGACGTCAAACTTCAGAGATTGCCGTTTTACGACGTGCTTGACGAGCTTATAAAACCCACCAGTCTGA CCTCCGACAACAGTCAGCGGTTCCAGGAAGCTTGTTATGCCTTCGCTTTAACACCACTACAAGTTCAACAGATCAGCAGCTCCAT ggaCATATCGGGGACCAAATGTGActttgctgttcaagtccaattAAG GTTTTGTCTATCAGAGACAAGCTGTCCCCAAGAAGATCATTTCCCTCCAAATCTGTGTGTGAAGGTGAACGGAAAGCCCTGCAATCTCCCT GGATATCTTCCTCCCACCAAAAATGGAGTTGAACCAAAAAGACCGAGTCGCCCCATAAACATAACCTCCCTTGTGCGACTGTCCACAACAGTCCCCAACACAATTGTTGTGTCATGGACTTCAGAAATTGGGAGG AGTTTTTCCATGGCTGTTTATTTGGTAATGCAGCAGTCCTCTGCGGTGTTGTTGCAAAGACTACGAGCCAGAGGAATTAGGAACCCCGACCACTCGCGAGCTCTGA TCAAAGAGAAATTGACAGCTGATCCAGAGAGCGAGATTGCCACCACCAGTCTACGAGTGTCTCTTCTGTGTCCT cttggAAAAATGAGGCTGACAATCGCGTGTCGAGCATTAACATGCTCCCACCTCCAGTGCTTTGATGCTACGCTTTATATCCAAATGAATGAGAAGAAGCCCACATGGGTGTGTCCAGTGTGTGACAAGAAGGCGCCATACGAGCATCTCATTATTGATGG GTTGTTCATGGAAATCCTGAACAGCTGTTCTGACTGTGATGAAATCCAGTTTAAAGAGGACGGAAGTTGGGCACCCATGAGGTCAAAAAAAGAAGTGCAGGAGGTGTCAGCCTCCTACTACGGAGTAGACAGCG ATGTGCCTAAAATGGAAAACCACGAGCAGAAACGGGGGTCAGCCGTTGAGAACAGTAAGAAAGTGGACGTGATTGACCTGACACTGGACAGCTCGTCGGAAGATGAGCCGGACGATGAGCCACCTCTTAAAAGGAGCTGTCCATCACTGTCGCCTATCTCTCCACCTCCAACTAAGGG AGTACTTAACCTTCACAACCAGACGTCACCAGTGACAAGAGCTCCCAGCATGCCCCCTTTAGAGACCAGCTACATTCCTCCACCGCCGCCACTTATTCAGGACTACCGCCACTTTTATCACTCAGCTAGTGAGCTGCCAG CGCAACAGGAAGGGGCGTATGATAAAGCTGGAGTCTTTGAAT ATCTAAATTTCTTCTCCTTCCTCCAAGGCGACAATCAG CATTACAATATGGTGATGGCTGCTGCGGCGGCCACGTCGGCCTCGGACGACTCGGACCTGCTCCTCAACCGCTACCTACCCTACGGTTCGTCCCCCATGTTGCGGGAGCCGCCGGGCACCCCGGGCAGCAGCACGCTGGTAGCCACCAACGGAGGCAGCAACAGTGGCAGCACTAGCAGTTTAGTGTCTTCCAGCAGTCTGCGAGACAAAGACCGAGAGCGCGACAGAGACAGCCACACCATCTCAGGATTGTCGAGATCCTCGGTGGAGGCGGCAGCCATTTATGGATCGATATCTGACGTCATCTCTCTGGATTAG
- the pias1b gene encoding E3 SUMO-protein ligase PIAS1 isoform X1, with protein MVHIGSWIIQIIGRAQEATQPTFERPVPRGWLLRMRTQCHKMAESTELKQMVMSLRVSELQVLLGFAGRNKHGRKHELLTKALHLVKAGCSPAMQMKIKELYRRRFPTKMVSPVDLAMPGVHSASSLPAGLFDSHGSPSPLLPVSLLGPKHELSLPHLPSTLHPVHPDVKLQRLPFYDVLDELIKPTSLTSDNSQRFQEACYAFALTPLQVQQISSSMDISGTKCDFAVQVQLRFCLSETSCPQEDHFPPNLCVKVNGKPCNLPGYLPPTKNGVEPKRPSRPINITSLVRLSTTVPNTIVVSWTSEIGRSFSMAVYLVMQQSSAVLLQRLRARGIRNPDHSRALIKEKLTADPESEIATTSLRVSLLCPLGKMRLTIACRALTCSHLQCFDATLYIQMNEKKPTWVCPVCDKKAPYEHLIIDGLFMEILNSCSDCDEIQFKEDGSWAPMRSKKEVQEVSASYYGVDSDVPKMENHEQKRGSAVENSKKVDVIDLTLDSSSEDEPDDEPPLKRSCPSLSPISPPPTKGVLNLHNQTSPVTRAPSMPPLETSYIPPPPPLIQDYRHFYHSASELPAQQEGAYDKAGVFEYLNFFSFLQGDNQHYNMVMAAAAATSASDDSDLLLNRYLPYGSSPMLREPPGTPGSSTLVATNGGSNSGSTSSLVSSSSLRDKDRERDRDSHTISGLSRSSVEAAAIYGSISDVISLD; from the exons CAAATGGTAATGAGCCTTCGAGTTTCAGAGCTGCAAGTCTTGTTGGGTTTTGCTGGGCGGAATAAGCACGGGCGTAAACACGAACTTTTGACCAAAGCGCTGCACCTAGTAAAGGCTGGTTGCAGCCCCGCCATGCAGATGAAGATTAAAGAGCTATACAGACGGCGATTCCCAACTAAGATGGTTTCGCCGGTGGACCTTGCAATGCCCGGCGTCCATTCTGCCTCCAGCCTTCCCGCGGGCCTCTTTGACAGCCATGGTTCTCCTTCGCCGCTGTTGCCTGTTTCACTGCTCGGGCCCAAGCACGAGCTCAGTCTGCCTCACCTGCCCTCCACCCTGCACCCCGTTCACCCCGACGTCAAACTTCAGAGATTGCCGTTTTACGACGTGCTTGACGAGCTTATAAAACCCACCAGTCTGA CCTCCGACAACAGTCAGCGGTTCCAGGAAGCTTGTTATGCCTTCGCTTTAACACCACTACAAGTTCAACAGATCAGCAGCTCCAT ggaCATATCGGGGACCAAATGTGActttgctgttcaagtccaattAAG GTTTTGTCTATCAGAGACAAGCTGTCCCCAAGAAGATCATTTCCCTCCAAATCTGTGTGTGAAGGTGAACGGAAAGCCCTGCAATCTCCCT GGATATCTTCCTCCCACCAAAAATGGAGTTGAACCAAAAAGACCGAGTCGCCCCATAAACATAACCTCCCTTGTGCGACTGTCCACAACAGTCCCCAACACAATTGTTGTGTCATGGACTTCAGAAATTGGGAGG AGTTTTTCCATGGCTGTTTATTTGGTAATGCAGCAGTCCTCTGCGGTGTTGTTGCAAAGACTACGAGCCAGAGGAATTAGGAACCCCGACCACTCGCGAGCTCTGA TCAAAGAGAAATTGACAGCTGATCCAGAGAGCGAGATTGCCACCACCAGTCTACGAGTGTCTCTTCTGTGTCCT cttggAAAAATGAGGCTGACAATCGCGTGTCGAGCATTAACATGCTCCCACCTCCAGTGCTTTGATGCTACGCTTTATATCCAAATGAATGAGAAGAAGCCCACATGGGTGTGTCCAGTGTGTGACAAGAAGGCGCCATACGAGCATCTCATTATTGATGG GTTGTTCATGGAAATCCTGAACAGCTGTTCTGACTGTGATGAAATCCAGTTTAAAGAGGACGGAAGTTGGGCACCCATGAGGTCAAAAAAAGAAGTGCAGGAGGTGTCAGCCTCCTACTACGGAGTAGACAGCG ATGTGCCTAAAATGGAAAACCACGAGCAGAAACGGGGGTCAGCCGTTGAGAACAGTAAGAAAGTGGACGTGATTGACCTGACACTGGACAGCTCGTCGGAAGATGAGCCGGACGATGAGCCACCTCTTAAAAGGAGCTGTCCATCACTGTCGCCTATCTCTCCACCTCCAACTAAGGG AGTACTTAACCTTCACAACCAGACGTCACCAGTGACAAGAGCTCCCAGCATGCCCCCTTTAGAGACCAGCTACATTCCTCCACCGCCGCCACTTATTCAGGACTACCGCCACTTTTATCACTCAGCTAGTGAGCTGCCAG CGCAACAGGAAGGGGCGTATGATAAAGCTGGAGTCTTTGAAT ATCTAAATTTCTTCTCCTTCCTCCAAGGCGACAATCAG CATTACAATATGGTGATGGCTGCTGCGGCGGCCACGTCGGCCTCGGACGACTCGGACCTGCTCCTCAACCGCTACCTACCCTACGGTTCGTCCCCCATGTTGCGGGAGCCGCCGGGCACCCCGGGCAGCAGCACGCTGGTAGCCACCAACGGAGGCAGCAACAGTGGCAGCACTAGCAGTTTAGTGTCTTCCAGCAGTCTGCGAGACAAAGACCGAGAGCGCGACAGAGACAGCCACACCATCTCAGGATTGTCGAGATCCTCGGTGGAGGCGGCAGCCATTTATGGATCGATATCTGACGTCATCTCTCTGGATTAG